Below is a window of Armatimonadota bacterium DNA.
AAGAGCGGCCCAGGTCCGAACAGGTCCTCGCCGTACAGCTCGACGCTGTGTCCCCGACGTGCGAACTCGAACGCGCAGACCACGGCCGTAAGGCCGGATCCGAGGACGAGGACGTCGGGGGTGAAGGTCATGGAACGATTCCGTGGCGGTAGGGGTCGTCGGGACACTCGACGACCGTCGTTTCCGCCATGACGAAAGCCTGTCCCTCGATCGACGGGACGATCCGGCCTTCGACCACGTCGACCCAGCCTGCAAAAACGCTGCCAATCACGCTCTCTTGCCGCCAAACTTGGGACTCGGCCAATTTGCCGTCCTCGAAAAGGCAAGCCAGTTTGGCGCTCGTACCGGTCCCGCACGGCGACCGGTCGAACTGCCCGCCGGGGCATAGGACAAAGCTCTTTGAATCGGCCCGTCCTGGTGTCGGTGGCCCGAAGAGCTCGATATGGTCGATCTTCGCACCGTCTCGTCCCGTCACGCCCTGTCTGGCCAACTCGGACATCAGGGCCGAGGTCAGTGCGGTCGCCTCCGGTATCCGTGCGACCGTAATCTCGAGGCCGTGATCGTCACACAGGAAGAACCAGTTGCCGCCGTAAGCGACGTCACCCGTGTAAGTCCGGCCTCCGACGACCACGGTGGCGCCTTTGGTCATGCGGTAGGCAGGAACGTTCCGGAAGGCGACCGTCGACGCGTCTTTGACCTCGGCAGTGACGGGTCCAGCGACGGTGTTCAAGGAATACCGGCCCGGTCCGATCCGACCCGCGTACACGAGCGACACCAACACGCCGATCGTCCCGTGGCCGCACATCCCCAGATAGGACGTATTGTTGAAAAACACGACGTCGGCCAAGCAACCCTCGGAACTCGGCGGGAACAAGGCGGCACCGACCGCCACTTCCGAGCCCCGCGGTTCGAGGCAAACCGACGTCCGGATCCAATCGTACGACTCCCTCAGTCCCGCCAACCTGTCGTGCACGGAACCTGAGATTTCAGGAAGGCCGCTGACGACGAGGCGGGTCGGTTCGCCTCCGGTGTGGGAGTCGATGACTCGCAAGGACATCGCTTAAAGGTACTTCCTGATCCGTTGCCAGAACACGCTGACGGGCACCTTGAGCCCGCGCGCGACCCAGACGGGCGATTCGTTCTGTTCCGGCACCGCATAAGGAGCGTGGACTTTGGCGACCGGTTCAAAGACCTCGAACATCTGTTTGACGTCTTCCGGCCATCGGTTGACGAACACGGCCGTCTTCCCGTCCCAACTCCCGTGCCCCCACATCCAGTAGGCGTTGTGGCCGCACATGACGGGCCCGACCCCGTAGTGTTCCAGCGCCGCCGCTTCGCCATAGTTGTAAGCGACCGCTGGGGTGCCCGGCGGCAAATGCGACTGGACGGCTTTCACCGTGTCCGCGAGCTCCTGCCAACCGAACATGTCCGCCCAGCCCTGCATCGGGCTCTTAGGACCCTTTTCTTCGACCGGAGGCTGGACGGGCATCGACTCGATCAGCGACACCATCGCGGGAGGCGGGAGCCAGGGCAAGCCGAGCGGCACATAGAACGCGGTCGTCATGGCATAGGCTCCGAAGACGAGCCCTGGAACCCCGCCATAGCGGGCCTCCATCGTCGTCCAT
It encodes the following:
- a CDS encoding proline racemase family protein — translated: MSLRVIDSHTGGEPTRLVVSGLPEISGSVHDRLAGLRESYDWIRTSVCLEPRGSEVAVGAALFPPSSEGCLADVVFFNNTSYLGMCGHGTIGVLVSLVYAGRIGPGRYSLNTVAGPVTAEVKDASTVAFRNVPAYRMTKGATVVVGGRTYTGDVAYGGNWFFLCDDHGLEITVARIPEATALTSALMSELARQGVTGRDGAKIDHIELFGPPTPGRADSKSFVLCPGGQFDRSPCGTGTSAKLACLFEDGKLAESQVWRQESVIGSVFAGWVDVVEGRIVPSIEGQAFVMAETTVVECPDDPYRHGIVP